In the Rhizobium sp. CB3090 genome, one interval contains:
- a CDS encoding twin transmembrane helix small protein, protein MSTVTYIAAIILMGLVAIVLIRGLFNMMKGDNPNLSNRLMQLRVLLQAIAVILIMLTLWLTGGGRPG, encoded by the coding sequence ATGTCTACCGTTACCTATATCGCCGCCATCATCCTCATGGGTCTGGTCGCGATCGTCCTCATTCGCGGCCTGTTCAACATGATGAAGGGCGATAATCCAAATCTCTCCAACCGGCTGATGCAGCTTCGCGTGCTGCTGCAGGCAATCGCGGTCATCCTGATCATGCTGACGCTGTGGCTGACCGGCGGCGGCCGCCCGGGCTGA
- a CDS encoding cob(I)yrinic acid a,c-diamide adenosyltransferase, producing MVKLNKIYTRTGDDGTTGLVAGPRRLKHDLRVEAYGTIDETNSVIGVARLHTTDMPELDAMLMRIQNDLFDLGADLSTPETDKPLSYEPLRIIDSQVERIERDIDTLNAGLEPLRSFILPAGSRASAHLHLARTVARRAERLMVALSRSEGERVSPAAMKYVNRLSDFLFVAARHANDQGRADVLWVPGKNR from the coding sequence ATGGTCAAGCTCAACAAGATCTACACCAGGACCGGCGATGACGGCACCACCGGTCTGGTCGCCGGCCCCCGCCGGCTCAAGCACGATTTGCGGGTCGAAGCCTATGGCACCATCGACGAAACCAACTCCGTCATCGGTGTTGCCAGGCTCCATACCACCGACATGCCCGAACTGGATGCCATGCTGATGCGCATCCAGAACGATCTTTTCGATCTCGGCGCCGATCTCTCAACACCGGAAACGGACAAACCGCTCTCCTATGAGCCGCTGCGCATCATCGACAGTCAGGTCGAGCGCATCGAACGGGATATCGACACACTCAATGCCGGTCTCGAACCGCTGAGATCCTTCATTCTGCCCGCCGGCAGCCGCGCCTCGGCGCATCTCCACCTCGCCCGCACGGTCGCGCGGCGCGCCGAGCGGCTGATGGTCGCCCTGTCGCGCAGCGAGGGCGAGCGGGTGAGCCCGGCAGCCATGAAATACGTCAATCGTCTCTCGGACTTCCTGTTCGTCGCCGCGCGCCATGCGAATGATCAGGGGCGCGCTGACGTTCTATGGGTGCCGGGGAAGAATCGCTAG
- a CDS encoding lipoprotein yields MQINMPHIIRLTVVLSVIGLAVVGCGRKGDLDPPSAAATKGGDVNKPTKQPGTEDKKFLLDPLL; encoded by the coding sequence ATGCAGATCAACATGCCGCATATCATCCGCCTGACCGTCGTGCTCTCGGTCATCGGCCTTGCCGTCGTCGGATGTGGCCGCAAGGGCGATCTCGATCCGCCAAGCGCAGCAGCAACCAAGGGCGGTGACGTCAACAAGCCGACGAAACAGCCGGGCACGGAGGACAAGAAGTTCCTCCTCGATCCGCTTCTCTAA
- the argH gene encoding argininosuccinate lyase, which translates to MADGTDTKSSNQMWGGRFASGPAAIMEEINASIGFDKKLFAQDIRGSIAHAGMLAHQGIISAEDKDKIVHGLNTILSEIESGNFEFSRRLEDIHMNVEARLATLIGPAAGRLHTARSRNDQVALDFRLWVKEELQKCEQALTDLIAAFLDRAEEHAESVMPGFTHLQTAQPVTFGHHCMAYVEMFGRDRSRVRHAIEHMDESPIGAAALAGTGFPIDRHMTAKALGFREPTRNSIDTVSDRDFAIEFLSIAAIAGMHLSRLAEEIVIWSTPQFGFVRLSDAFSTGSSIMPQKKNPDAAELVRAKTGRINGSLVALLTIMKGLPLAYSKDMQEDKEQVFDAAESLELAIAAMTGMVRDMTVNTARMKAAAGSGYSTATDLADWLVREAGLPFRDAHHVTGRAVALAESKSCDLAELTLEELQAIHPDITAKIFDVLTVEASVASRKSYGGTAPSEVRKQIAFWRGRN; encoded by the coding sequence ATGGCTGACGGCACGGACACCAAATCCTCCAACCAGATGTGGGGCGGACGTTTCGCTTCCGGTCCCGCGGCGATCATGGAGGAGATAAATGCATCGATCGGTTTCGACAAGAAGCTGTTTGCACAGGATATCCGCGGCTCAATCGCGCATGCCGGCATGCTTGCCCATCAGGGCATCATTTCAGCCGAGGATAAAGACAAGATCGTTCACGGCCTGAACACGATCCTGTCAGAGATCGAGAGCGGCAATTTCGAATTTTCCCGCCGCCTCGAAGACATCCACATGAATGTCGAAGCGCGGCTCGCCACGCTGATTGGCCCGGCGGCCGGACGTCTGCACACAGCCCGCTCGCGCAACGACCAGGTGGCACTGGATTTCCGCCTCTGGGTCAAGGAAGAGCTGCAGAAGTGCGAACAGGCGCTGACTGACCTGATCGCCGCCTTCCTCGACCGCGCCGAAGAACATGCCGAAAGCGTCATGCCCGGATTCACCCATCTGCAGACGGCGCAGCCCGTCACCTTCGGCCATCATTGCATGGCCTATGTCGAAATGTTCGGCCGCGACCGCTCGCGCGTGCGCCACGCCATCGAGCATATGGATGAATCGCCGATCGGCGCCGCAGCCCTCGCCGGCACCGGCTTCCCGATCGACCGTCACATGACGGCCAAGGCGCTTGGTTTCCGCGAGCCGACCCGCAACTCGATCGACACCGTTTCCGACCGCGATTTCGCCATCGAATTCCTGTCGATCGCCGCGATCGCCGGCATGCACCTGTCACGGCTGGCCGAAGAGATCGTCATCTGGTCGACGCCGCAGTTCGGCTTCGTGCGCCTTTCGGATGCCTTCTCCACCGGCTCCTCCATCATGCCGCAGAAGAAGAACCCCGATGCGGCCGAACTCGTGCGCGCCAAGACCGGCCGCATCAACGGTTCGCTGGTGGCACTCCTGACCATCATGAAGGGCTTGCCGCTCGCCTATTCCAAGGACATGCAGGAAGACAAGGAACAGGTCTTCGACGCCGCCGAAAGCCTGGAACTGGCGATTGCCGCCATGACCGGCATGGTGCGAGACATGACTGTCAACACCGCCCGCATGAAGGCGGCCGCCGGCTCCGGTTATTCGACAGCGACCGATCTTGCCGACTGGCTGGTGCGCGAAGCGGGCCTGCCTTTCCGCGATGCTCACCACGTCACCGGCCGCGCCGTTGCGCTTGCCGAGAGCAAATCCTGCGATCTTGCCGAACTGACGCTCGAAGAACTACAGGCGATCCATCCTGATATTACAGCCAAGATCTTCGACGTTCTGACGGTCGAGGCCTCGGTCGCCAGCCGCAAGAGCTACGGCGGCACGGCGCCGTCGGAAGTGCGCAAGCAGATCGCCTTCTGGCGCGGCCGTAACTGA
- the lysA gene encoding diaminopimelate decarboxylase, with amino-acid sequence MNHFQYRDGILYAEDVPVPEIAKAVGTPFYVYSTATLERHYRVFSEAFGDVDAMVCYAMKANSNQAVLKTLGRLGAGVDVVSVGELHRALAAGIPASRIMFSGVGKTAEEMDVALEAGIYCFNVESEPELEVLNQRAVRAGKVAPVSFRINPDVDARTHAKISTGKKENKFGISWERARAVYGRAANLPGIKVTGIDMHIGSQITELQPFEDAFKLLRDLVETLRGDGHDIHHVDIGGGLGIPYRDDNDPPPAPEAYAHIVKNQLSGLNCKIVTEPGRLIVGNAGILVTEVIYVKDGGHKTFVIVDGAMNDLIRPTLYEAYHEIRAVEITAANAPRIKADVVGPVCETGDYLALDREMAMPKPGDLLAISSGGAYGAVQAGTYNSRLLVPEVLVKGSDFHVIRPRKTYEELIGLDSIPPWFEA; translated from the coding sequence GTGAACCATTTTCAATATCGCGACGGCATTCTCTACGCCGAGGACGTTCCCGTTCCGGAGATCGCCAAGGCGGTCGGCACGCCCTTCTACGTCTATTCGACGGCAACGCTCGAGCGTCACTACCGCGTCTTCTCCGAAGCCTTCGGCGATGTCGACGCCATGGTCTGCTACGCGATGAAGGCCAATTCCAACCAGGCGGTGCTGAAGACGCTCGGCCGGCTCGGCGCCGGCGTCGACGTCGTTTCCGTCGGCGAGCTGCATCGTGCGCTGGCCGCGGGCATTCCGGCAAGCCGCATTATGTTCTCCGGCGTCGGCAAGACCGCTGAGGAGATGGATGTCGCGCTGGAAGCCGGCATCTACTGCTTCAACGTCGAATCCGAGCCGGAACTGGAAGTGCTGAACCAGCGGGCCGTCCGCGCCGGCAAGGTTGCACCCGTTTCCTTCCGCATCAATCCCGATGTCGATGCCCGCACGCATGCGAAGATTTCGACCGGCAAGAAGGAAAACAAATTCGGCATCTCTTGGGAACGTGCCCGTGCCGTCTACGGCCGCGCCGCCAATCTGCCGGGCATCAAGGTCACCGGTATCGATATGCATATCGGCAGCCAGATCACCGAGCTGCAGCCCTTCGAGGACGCTTTCAAGCTGCTGCGCGATCTCGTCGAAACGCTACGCGGCGACGGCCACGATATCCACCATGTCGATATCGGCGGCGGCCTCGGCATTCCCTACCGCGACGACAACGATCCGCCGCCGGCACCGGAAGCCTATGCCCATATCGTCAAGAACCAGTTGAGCGGCCTGAACTGCAAGATCGTCACTGAGCCCGGCCGCCTGATCGTCGGCAATGCCGGTATCCTGGTGACCGAGGTGATCTATGTGAAGGACGGCGGCCATAAGACCTTCGTCATTGTCGACGGCGCCATGAACGACCTGATCCGCCCGACGCTTTACGAGGCCTATCACGAAATTCGCGCCGTCGAGATCACCGCCGCCAATGCCCCGCGCATCAAGGCTGATGTGGTCGGCCCGGTCTGCGAGACCGGCGACTACTTGGCTCTCGACCGCGAAATGGCGATGCCGAAGCCCGGCGATCTGCTGGCCATCAGCTCCGGCGGCGCTTATGGCGCGGTACAGGCCGGCACCTATAACAGCCGGCTTCTGGTGCCCGAAGTGCTGGTCAAGGGCAGCGATTTCCACGTCATTCGCCCACGCAAGACCTATGAAGAGCTGATCGGTCTCGATTCGATCCCGCCCTGGTTTGAAGCGTAA
- a CDS encoding TlpA disulfide reductase family protein — MTAKKPFGLPSMKLVLLAAVAGIIAGAAAVYVKEAGYGNGIGETASSGQCETAKDRAATLTPFTKGQVAAMAAPQTPISLQNIAFKGPDAQPLSIGDFSGKTVLLNVWATWCVPCREEMPALNALQKSMGNSKFEVVAVNIDTGDDEKPKAFRTDYGIDKLGYYRDSTMGVFNALKKQGLAFGLPVTLLIDSKGCLISAMNGPAAWDSEDAKNLVKAAAGI; from the coding sequence ATGACAGCAAAGAAGCCGTTCGGTCTGCCGTCCATGAAACTCGTTCTGCTTGCCGCCGTCGCTGGGATTATTGCGGGTGCGGCAGCGGTATACGTGAAGGAGGCGGGGTATGGCAATGGCATTGGTGAAACGGCCTCATCCGGACAGTGCGAGACCGCAAAGGATCGCGCCGCGACGTTGACGCCCTTTACCAAGGGGCAGGTTGCCGCAATGGCCGCGCCACAGACGCCGATCTCGCTGCAGAACATCGCCTTCAAGGGTCCGGATGCCCAGCCTCTGTCGATTGGCGATTTCTCTGGCAAGACCGTGCTGCTCAATGTCTGGGCGACGTGGTGCGTGCCCTGCCGTGAGGAAATGCCGGCGCTGAACGCGCTGCAGAAAAGCATGGGCAACAGCAAGTTCGAGGTCGTCGCCGTCAACATCGACACGGGCGACGACGAAAAGCCGAAGGCCTTCCGCACGGATTACGGCATCGACAAGCTCGGCTACTATCGCGACAGCACCATGGGCGTCTTCAACGCCCTGAAGAAGCAGGGACTCGCCTTCGGCCTACCCGTGACACTGCTGATCGACAGCAAGGGCTGCCTCATCTCGGCCATGAACGGCCCGGCGGCCTGGGACAGCGAGGATGCGAAGAATTTGGTGAAGGCTGCGGCGGGGATTTGA
- a CDS encoding electron transfer flavoprotein subunit beta/FixA family protein, whose protein sequence is MKILVPVKRVVDYNVKIRVKPDGTGVELANVKMSMNPFDEISVEEALRLKEAGKAEEVVVVSIGPAKAEETLRTALAMGADRAILVETDDQVEPLAVAKILKGVADAEQPGLIIVGKQAIDDDSNQTGQMLAALLGTAQATFASKIEIGEGSAQVTREVDGGLQTIEVKLPAVVTTDLRLNEPRYASLPNIMKAKKKPLDKKSPADFGVSTEPRLKVLKTEEPSGRKAGVKVKSVAELVEKLKVEAGVL, encoded by the coding sequence ATGAAAATTCTCGTCCCAGTGAAGCGGGTTGTTGATTACAACGTCAAGATCCGGGTGAAGCCGGATGGCACGGGCGTCGAGCTCGCCAACGTCAAGATGTCGATGAACCCGTTCGACGAGATCTCGGTCGAGGAAGCGCTCAGGCTGAAGGAGGCCGGCAAGGCCGAGGAAGTGGTGGTGGTGTCGATCGGCCCGGCCAAGGCCGAAGAGACGCTGCGGACCGCGCTTGCCATGGGTGCGGACCGGGCGATCCTGGTCGAGACCGACGATCAAGTCGAGCCGCTGGCCGTTGCCAAAATCCTCAAGGGCGTGGCCGATGCCGAGCAGCCGGGCCTGATCATCGTCGGCAAGCAGGCGATCGATGATGACTCGAACCAGACCGGCCAGATGCTGGCGGCATTGCTCGGCACGGCGCAGGCAACCTTCGCCTCGAAGATCGAGATCGGCGAGGGAAGCGCTCAGGTCACCCGCGAGGTCGACGGCGGCCTGCAGACGATCGAGGTCAAGCTGCCGGCGGTAGTGACGACGGACCTTCGCCTCAACGAGCCGCGTTATGCCTCGCTGCCGAACATCATGAAGGCGAAGAAGAAGCCGCTCGACAAGAAGAGCCCGGCCGACTTCGGCGTTTCGACCGAGCCGCGCCTGAAGGTGCTGAAGACCGAAGAGCCGTCCGGCCGCAAGGCGGGCGTCAAGGTCAAGTCGGTCGCCGAGCTCGTCGAAAAGCTTAAAGTCGAAGCCGGTGTGCTTTAA
- a CDS encoding SDR family oxidoreductase, with translation MADQRTIIATGCSSGIGAFCARALTADGWRVFATVRKEADRASLEADGIETLLMDYARPETISALVATMCERTGDRIDALFNNGAYGQPGAVEDLSTDVLREQFETNFFGWHELTRQVIPLMRKQGQGRIVNVSSILGLVPYRFRGAYTASKFALEGLTITLRMELQGSGIHVSLIEPGPIASRFTANALAKIEEHIDLERSAHAVEYRRQLARLNGTGPVNRHKLGPEAVYAVLKSALNAKNPRPHYVVTTPAKQGVLLKRLLPADLFYRLMRRLD, from the coding sequence ATGGCAGATCAACGCACTATCATCGCAACGGGTTGCTCTTCCGGCATCGGCGCTTTCTGCGCCCGTGCACTGACAGCCGACGGCTGGCGGGTTTTCGCAACCGTACGCAAGGAGGCTGACCGCGCTTCCCTCGAGGCCGATGGGATCGAAACGCTGCTGATGGACTATGCCCGGCCGGAAACGATCTCCGCCCTGGTCGCAACCATGTGCGAACGGACCGGCGACCGCATCGACGCCCTATTCAACAATGGCGCCTATGGCCAGCCGGGCGCGGTCGAGGACCTTTCGACCGATGTGCTCCGCGAACAGTTCGAGACGAATTTCTTCGGCTGGCATGAGCTGACGCGGCAGGTGATCCCGCTGATGCGCAAGCAAGGTCAGGGCCGCATCGTCAACGTATCCTCCATTCTCGGGCTCGTTCCCTATCGTTTCCGCGGTGCCTACACGGCTTCGAAATTCGCGCTGGAGGGCCTGACGATCACGCTCAGGATGGAGCTGCAAGGGAGCGGCATCCATGTCAGCCTGATCGAGCCCGGTCCGATCGCCTCGCGCTTTACCGCCAATGCGCTCGCCAAGATCGAGGAGCATATCGACCTCGAACGTTCAGCCCATGCGGTCGAATACCGGCGGCAATTGGCGCGGCTGAATGGCACAGGCCCGGTCAACCGGCACAAATTGGGACCCGAAGCGGTCTATGCCGTGTTAAAATCCGCATTGAACGCCAAAAATCCACGTCCGCATTATGTTGTGACCACACCTGCAAAACAGGGTGTTCTTCTGAAAAGGTTGTTGCCGGCTGACCTTTTCTATCGTCTGATGCGCCGGTTGGATTGA
- a CDS encoding electron transfer flavoprotein subunit alpha/FixB family protein, which yields MAILLLADHDNQSLSDQTAKALTAAVKIGGDVHVLVAGKAAKAAADAAARLSGVSKVLLAESDELANNLAEPLADLIVSLAASYDTILTAATSVGKNVMPRVAALLDVAQVSEIIEVVSSDTFKRPIYAGNAIQTVQASDAKRVITVRTASFASAAEGGSAAIEAIPAVANPGLSTFVKDALSTSDRPELTSAKIIISGGRALGSAEKFKEVILPVADKLGAAVGASRAAVDAGYAPNDWQVGQTGKVVAPQLYIACGISGAIQHLAGMKDSKVIVAINKDEEAPIFQIADYGLVADLFEALPELEKAL from the coding sequence ATGGCCATTCTTCTTCTGGCTGACCACGACAACCAAAGCCTGTCCGACCAGACCGCCAAGGCGCTGACGGCTGCCGTAAAGATCGGCGGCGACGTGCATGTGCTGGTGGCCGGCAAAGCCGCCAAGGCTGCCGCCGATGCCGCGGCAAGGCTCTCCGGCGTCTCAAAGGTGCTGCTCGCCGAAAGCGACGAGCTTGCCAACAATCTCGCCGAGCCGCTCGCCGATCTCATCGTGTCGCTGGCGGCAAGCTACGACACCATCCTGACGGCTGCCACCTCGGTCGGCAAGAACGTCATGCCGCGGGTTGCCGCCCTGCTCGATGTCGCCCAGGTCTCGGAAATCATCGAGGTGGTGTCATCCGATACCTTCAAGCGGCCGATCTATGCCGGCAATGCCATCCAGACGGTGCAGGCAAGCGACGCCAAGCGAGTGATCACCGTGCGCACCGCCTCGTTTGCCTCGGCCGCAGAGGGCGGTTCGGCTGCGATCGAAGCCATCCCGGCGGTCGCCAATCCCGGCCTGTCGACCTTCGTCAAGGATGCACTGTCGACCTCGGACCGTCCGGAACTGACCTCTGCGAAGATCATCATCTCCGGCGGCCGCGCCCTCGGTTCGGCGGAGAAGTTCAAGGAAGTGATCCTGCCGGTTGCCGACAAGCTAGGGGCTGCCGTTGGCGCTTCCCGCGCTGCCGTCGATGCCGGCTATGCGCCGAACGACTGGCAGGTCGGCCAGACCGGCAAGGTGGTGGCCCCGCAGCTCTATATCGCCTGCGGCATTTCCGGAGCGATCCAGCATCTGGCCGGCATGAAGGACTCAAAGGTCATCGTCGCCATCAACAAGGACGAGGAGGCGCCGATCTTCCAGATCGCCGACTACGGCCTCGTCGCCGACCTCTTCGAGGCATTGCCGGAACTCGAAAAGGCGCTGTGA
- a CDS encoding 3-hydroxybutyryl-CoA dehydrogenase: MSSLKTIGIIGAGQMGCGIAHVSALAGYKVHIYDLSQDRIESGLATINGNLARHVASGKMSDEDRKAALSRITGSADLNDLAHVDLAIEAATEDESVKRKIYAQVCPILKPEAILATNTSSLSITRLASATDRPERFMGIHFMNPVPVMKLVELVRGIATEESTFSAAKEFVTSLEKTITVAEDFPAFIVNRILLPMINEAIYTLYEGVGTVDAIDTAMRLGANHPMGPLQLADFIGLDTCLSIMQVLHDGLADSKYRPCPLLVKYVEAGWLGRKSGRGFYDYRGEVPVPTR, from the coding sequence ATGAGTTCGCTGAAGACGATCGGTATTATCGGCGCGGGCCAGATGGGCTGCGGTATTGCTCACGTGTCCGCCTTGGCAGGCTACAAAGTTCACATCTACGATCTGTCGCAGGATCGTATCGAGAGCGGTCTTGCCACCATCAACGGCAACCTTGCCCGCCACGTCGCTTCCGGCAAGATGAGCGACGAGGACCGCAAGGCGGCGCTGTCGCGCATCACCGGTTCCGCCGACCTCAACGACCTCGCTCATGTCGATCTCGCAATCGAAGCCGCGACCGAGGATGAAAGCGTCAAGCGCAAGATCTACGCCCAAGTCTGTCCGATCCTGAAGCCCGAGGCGATCCTCGCCACCAACACCTCATCGCTGTCGATCACGCGGCTCGCATCCGCGACCGACCGGCCTGAGCGCTTCATGGGCATCCATTTCATGAACCCGGTGCCGGTGATGAAGCTGGTCGAGCTCGTGCGCGGTATCGCCACCGAGGAATCGACCTTCTCCGCCGCCAAGGAATTCGTCACCTCGCTGGAAAAGACGATCACGGTGGCCGAAGACTTCCCGGCCTTCATCGTCAACCGCATCCTGCTGCCGATGATCAACGAGGCGATCTACACGCTTTACGAAGGCGTCGGCACCGTCGATGCCATCGACACCGCCATGCGCCTCGGCGCGAACCATCCGATGGGCCCGCTGCAGCTCGCCGATTTCATCGGCCTCGACACCTGCCTGTCGATCATGCAGGTGCTGCACGACGGCCTCGCGGATTCGAAATACCGCCCCTGCCCGCTTCTGGTGAAATATGTCGAAGCCGGCTGGCTCGGCCGCAAATCCGGCCGCGGCTTCTATGATTATCGCGGCGAAGTACCGGTTCCGACTCGATAA
- a CDS encoding YihY/virulence factor BrkB family protein: protein MPIFVRTLYRVVYDAVFHFVEDDGFAMASHVALSTLLAVFPFLIFGTALASFLGASQFSSTAVHLIFDTWPEAIAKPLADQVVQVLTIPRGGLLTVSVLAAAYFASNGVEALRISLNRAYRVLENRPWYFNRLASLGYVLMAVLIFALLSIMLVAVPLVLNYTREWVPRLADILDVVFSWRIYGTVFLLLAGLLILHLWLAAGRRRLLDVIPGVFLTLLFWSLGALIFAYYLATFANYTATYAGLASVMIVLIFLYMLAVIFILGAEINAALMKFKVRRMLFRKGMGSPEANGREADKISEADAAAKLRR from the coding sequence ATGCCGATATTCGTCCGTACGCTCTACAGGGTCGTCTACGACGCGGTGTTTCATTTCGTCGAGGACGACGGTTTTGCCATGGCAAGCCATGTGGCGCTCTCGACGCTGCTGGCCGTTTTTCCATTTCTGATCTTCGGTACGGCGCTTGCGAGCTTCCTTGGCGCCAGCCAGTTTTCCTCGACGGCGGTGCATCTGATTTTCGACACCTGGCCGGAGGCGATCGCCAAGCCGCTGGCGGATCAGGTGGTGCAGGTGCTGACCATTCCGCGCGGCGGGCTGCTGACCGTCTCCGTGCTGGCTGCGGCCTATTTCGCTTCCAACGGCGTCGAAGCACTGCGCATCTCCCTCAATCGCGCCTACCGTGTGCTGGAAAACCGGCCCTGGTATTTCAACCGTCTTGCGAGCCTCGGCTATGTGCTAATGGCGGTTTTGATCTTTGCGCTTCTCAGCATCATGCTGGTCGCAGTGCCGCTGGTGCTGAACTATACGCGGGAGTGGGTGCCGCGGCTTGCCGATATTCTGGATGTCGTCTTCAGTTGGCGCATCTATGGCACCGTCTTCCTGCTGCTCGCGGGATTGTTGATCCTGCATCTGTGGCTGGCAGCCGGACGGCGGCGGCTGCTCGATGTCATCCCGGGCGTGTTCCTGACATTGCTCTTCTGGTCGCTCGGCGCTTTGATTTTCGCCTATTACCTCGCGACTTTCGCCAATTACACGGCCACCTATGCCGGCCTCGCCTCGGTCATGATCGTGCTGATCTTCCTCTACATGCTGGCGGTGATCTTCATCCTGGGCGCGGAGATCAATGCGGCGCTGATGAAATTCAAGGTGCGGCGCATGCTCTTTCGCAAGGGAATGGGCAGTCCCGAAGCGAATGGACGAGAAGCAGACAAAATATCAGAGGCCGATGCGGCGGCGAAGCTCCGCAGGTGA